A window of Methanocellales archaeon genomic DNA:
CAAGCTCTCATACGTCCCCCTGATCACCGTTCTGTCTTGCCCAGGGGAAGCAGTCAATGCCAAGATGAGCGGATCGATGCACTGATCCATATATGTCTCTGCAATTTGGTTGTATGCATATTTTTTTCTGGCTCTGTGAGCTTCATCGAATACGATGAGACAGACATCGCCAAAATCATAGCGACCGCCAACAACATCGTTTCTTATAAGCTGTGGCGTTGCAAAGATGATTTGTGCATTTTTCCATAATTCAACTCTTTTTTTAGGCGCCACTTTGCCGGTCAAAACCTCGAAATCATCGATGAGGAGAAATCTTCTGAAACTATCGTGATGCTGTAAAACCAGTGGTCTCGTGGGCGCGAGGACCAAGATCTTTTTCAAAGGATGAATACTAAGCCTGTGGGCTGCCACTAAGAGAGATATAACTGTCTTGCCCAAGGCGGTTGGAAGTATGACCAGCGTATTATGCTCTAAACATGTATTGAGGATGTTTTGCTGGTACAATCGTTCTTCCACCGTTTCCGGTCGGATCAGTGGATGAGACACGTATTTACTCGCCATCAAAGAAAAATATGGTCCGTAAACATAAATAATTACTTGATTTTTGGATTTTAAGATGAAAAGACGTCAATACGCTCTTCTGGATAAAACTCTTATCATAAGGGAACTAAGCTGATGTCACGCCACGCCATCTAGCTTAGTGTGGCGATCATGGCGATCGCAAGCGCAAGCAATAGGTTGTTTATAATCCAAACCTGCCAAGGAAACTATATTGTATTGTGTAGTGCTATACGCTCCTAGGGGACGTACCACTTTAAACATAAACACTGTTGATACGTATAATCAATCAGATCAACACTCCAACATTTTCAAATATAGCCTCCCCAGCGATCAACTTCTTCATCACGCTAGAAAGGTCTTCGATAGGAACCCGTATCTGTTTCATTGAGTCCCTCTCTCGGATGGTTACGGTATCGTCCTCCAACGTCTGGTGATCTATGGTTATGGCAAAGGGCGTTCCGATCTCATCATGGCGTCTATATCTTCGCCCGATCGTGCCGGATTCGTCATAGTCGATCAGAAATCCGCTTTTGCGTAAGGAGCTCTCTATCTCCCTCGCTCTCTTGTCCAAACCATCCCTTGAGAGTAGTGGTAATACGGCTCCTTGCACTGGCGCAATATTGGGGGGAAGACGGAGAACCACCCTCTTCTCACTTTCTACGGTCTCCTCCTCAAAAGAATGCTCTAACAATACGTAAACGATCCGATCGATGCCATACGAAGGCTCAATGACATGTGGTATGATTCCCTCTCCGCATATCTCTTCCTGAACGCGCTCATATTCGACCAAATCCTTTGTAAGAGGAATTATCTCATCCCCAACTTGAATCACACCTTCTTTGAATTGATCTGGACTTAGTGCTCTGAGTGCCTCTATGATTTTAGCTGCCCGGTCCTTGAATTTGCGTCCTATGGCACTTACGTTTGGTTTTATAATCGTTCTTTCCCTCATTATGGGTTGCTCATATGGGGTGAAAACGGTCATTTCGGTTTGGCTGTGCTTTGCGTGAGCTTTAAGATCGTAGTCCCCTCTATTGGCAATGCCAACTATCTCGGTCCACCCAAATCTGTCTGTTAGTGCCTCAGCATCCCAGCAATCACTTGCATAATGGGCCATTTCTTCTTTTTTATGTTGCCTAAACCTGATTTTTTCCGGCGAAAGTCCGATTTTAAGTAAAAACTGCTGGATCAATGCAATATGGTATCCCATTACTTGGTGTTTTATGATTCCTTTTTCGACTGCATCTTTTACGGAGATATCCAGATTGCAACTATTGATAGCCTGCGCAGGATGTAATCGCAGCATGGTATCCTTGACTTCGTCAAAGCGCGGATGCTCATTCATTTCGGGATCTATGAAAATCTCGACCTCAGCTATCGTGAATTCCCTTAGGCGTAGGGTACCTTGTCTGGGCGATATCTCATTTCGATAAACCTTTCCTATTTGTGCAACACCAAATGGAAGTCTATCCCTGTAAAACCTTAACATTCGATGAAAATCGACGAACATTCCCTGTGCAGTCTCTGGCCGGAGATATCCAATTCTTTTGGAACCCGGTCCAATGGAGGTTTTAAACATCAGGTTAAATGCATATGCATCGCCAAGCGAACCACCACATTCTGGACATTTTTCAAGGGCCAAATCTACTTTAAACGCCTCCCCACATTTTTTACACTCGACCATCAAATCAGTAAAATTGTCCACATGTCCAGATGCAACAAACACCTCTTCTATATTCATCGTCGGCGTTTCGATCTCATAGAACCCCTCTCTTATTACATAGAAATCGCGCCATGTCTCCTTGATCCTTCTCTTCAGGGTAGCTCCCAAGGGTCCAAAATCCCAAAATCCAGCAGTAGAACCATAAATCTCAAAAGATGGCCAGAGAAACCCCCGTCGCTTTGCCAGCTCTATGACCCTCTCGTATTTGTCCATCGCGATCACTTGATCAAAATTTTGATCAAATTCTTGTCTAGAAGTAGCCCCTCTAGCTTGTTGTGCGCTGTCACTACCGGAATTTGATCAACTCGGTTACGACGCATCTTTTTTGCGCAATCGCTGATTTCTGACCGACGAAATGCTTTTATGACATCTTTGATCATTACATCTTTTACCGGAACTTCTGGTAGCTTTATGCGTGAGACACTATAATAGAGGTTCATCGTATCCCTCATGCTCTCCCATGCCCACGCATCCCCGTCAGATGCGGCCGACATGTCAGATTTTTCAACCGAATCCTCGATCTCGCTTACATCAAGCAGATCTCTTTCGGTTATGATGCCGACCAGCTCCCCCTTTGAATTAAGCACTGGCGAAGCCTCCTGATTGCTCAATCGCAGAATATCCATGACAACTGGTATGGGGGTGCCCTCCCAAATTGCAACCAACTCAGACTGAACATACGCTTCGATCGAGTCTTTTAGGTCCATGTTGGCGATGGCTCCTACTAGGTCGGCAACAGTCAGAATTCCTATAAGCGCATCGTCGATTACAACAGGCAATCGCCGTATGTTTCCTCTAAGAATCGCTTTTGCTGCATCAGATATATTGCATTCTGGGGAGATCGTAATGAGGTCTCTGGTCATTATCAGCGCAAGCTGCTCTTCATCCGGATGTTTGAGTAAGTCTGTTCTGGTCACTATTCCGACCAATTTTCTGTTCTTGATCACCGGAACCCCAGAAACGCGCTCACTCTTCAGTATTTTTAAGACATCGTCTCTTGACCCTGGAACGGTTGCGCATACAACATCTTTTATCATTATATCTTTGACTTTTATTGACATTATCTACCCCTACTATGTTATGTAAGACGGTCACCGAAACTGGTGGTTTTCTTATGACCTTTTTATATCAAACTTTTTTCCTAAGGGTTTTTAAAGATATGTTTTTTCAAGCATAACAATCATTACAGATCTACTTCATAATTCCTCTGCAGAATTAATGATTTCGGTAGCAGACCCTCGCGTGAAAAATGCACCCCCTTTATTAGCCCTTTATTTGACACTCTTACTTCCTTTGTCCTTGTTCATGGAGTAAATATATAAACAATATACACCTGTTACATGTTGAAAAACAACCTGAAAGGAAGCATCGCTTTCTTATCTTATCCGCATACATCCTGTCGATTGTGATCCTTTTGTGTATAAATCTTTTCCCCTTCAATCACCGCAATTATGTCATCGGGCCTTGCCCGTCTTACGATACCACTTATGGGATTCCTCACACCCCTCATGTTGTTTGATTCACCGTTGACGATCATTATGTGTGCTGTTTTGTCCTCAACGATCGAACCCATTCCAGCCTCAAGACCTAATGCCTTTGCCCCATTAAGAGTGCAGAGCGTAAATACTTGTCTGTCATCCCTTAAAAATGCTTTTGCCACGAATTCAATCTCAGAGAACATATTAACTGAATTAAGCATTACGTTGTCAGTTCCTATCGCTACAGTTATACCTAACTCGATCATCATCTCGATCGGCGGTCTCGTCCATGAACATCCGACACCTGTTACGAAGTTCGATCGAGGGCAGACTACCACGGGTATATTCTTATCGGCGACCATCTTGAGATTTTTACGATCTGCATGAGTTAGGTGAACCAAGAAATCCGGGTCCAATTTCAATGCGTCGTCAATATCTGCACTATTTGCCTCACCTGCATGTATCGCAAACAGCTTATCCTCCTTTCTCGTCAGCTCTGCCAACATCTCCAGATAATCCCAAGGGTGGTCGTTAATGCTACTCATGCCAATGCCGTCTGTGATTTTTAGAATTCTTTCAACATCGCCGTCTGGGCGACCCAAGACGATCGGTTTTACCCCTCTTATGCAAGCCTCTTTCAGGGCAAGCACCCCGGTTACACCCCCCTCCCTAAAATCGGCAAATGCGGCGGTACCGCAACATCTCATGTCCAATAAGCTTGACCTCATAGATGAAACTAGTTCATCTTTTGGCGTTTCTGATAAGATTTTGTGTTTCAGTCCGCCGGGCGAAACCAATGCCTCCAGAGAATCAAAATTTACATCCTTTGCGACAGAATCGCCGATGTGTGTATGTGCGTTTATAAATGCCGGGGCGATAATTCCTTTTAAGACGGAATCCACTTCTCCGGTGGCGACCTCACTAACTATCCCGTCTTTGATGACCAAATATCCTTCTATCACATCAAAATCATCGCCATATATGATGCTACCCAAGATGATGTGTTCATGAGTCATGAGGACGAATTAAATAGGTTATCGCAGATTAAAACTTTTCCGCTTCACAAGCTTTGCATAAAATCAAGAAATATAGAATAACTACGACTAAAGATCATATCAGAACATCAAAAAGTTTAATTTAGGCCGCACGCTTTTCACAACCCAGAGAGAAAAGACGAGAGTTTGAAGGGGATAGGGAGGTGACACCCACTCTGGGTTTTTATGGGCGCGCGGCGCAACGCCCCTTTCCTATTTATCGTATTAGGATAAGACGTTTTATGTATGATACATCCTGAGTCAGGGGTGGATTGTTGAGATGTGATACAGAAATGGAGGAAATTTCCACCCCTTCTAATATATGCTTTTTACATATACCTTATTTATCTCATATCTTTATCTACTTTAGTATTATGCTTTTATAGTAGATAAATGTATTGGTTTTATACCCAAAATATAAGTACTAAAAAGACTATCTTTAGTTAAAGGAGGCATAGAGTCATCATGAAGAACGGATTTATGTTGGGAAAGACAGAAGCCGGTGTTTTACGACTTGTAGCTGAATGCCATGCTGATGAAGAGATAATAAGATGTATGATGGGGGTTGGACTAGCGTCATCGCGCCATATAGTGAAAGAGGCAATAAACCGATTAATCCAGAAACAGTTCGTCGAGAGAGTTGACGATAATCTAAAGTTGACGGAAGTGGGTAAAAAAACGGTGGAACTTATTAAGGTGGATGTTGTTGAGAGGTAGATTTCATGGCCAAGAAAAAGGAATCCAAAAGCGGTTTAATGTCCTCTGCGGGTTTGATGAGATATTATGATGTGGAAAAAACCGCAATCGCAATCAGTCCAAAAGCAGTTTTTATCATGGGCATTCTTGTGGCAGCCATCGTAATAATGTTGAGCGCATATTATGGTATGTGGCCTTAGTAATAGCAGTAATAGAACAGGGCAAGAAATCATATTCCTTGGACGCTCAAATGTAGGTAAATCCACCCTTCTCCGTCAATTGATCGGTAAGAAAGTTCGGGTTGGAAGGAAGCCTGGAGTAACGCTCAAGCCCAATCAGTTCTTTTTGGATGATTTGCTCCTCACTGACATGCCTGGGTTTGGGTTCATGCATGGGGTACAAAAGCAGAAAAACGAGCAAATCAAAAGCTCCATCATTCGCTACTTAGAAGAGCATTCAGATCGAATTTTGCTTGCCGTACAAGTCATCGATGCAGGGTCTTTCGTCGATTTAGTGGACCGATGGAGCATGAGGAATGAAATGCCCATCGACGTTGAGTTTTTCCATTTTTTACATGATCTTGATCTTGATGTGGTTATTGCAGTCAATAAAATCGATAAGTTGGGGGATGTAGAATGTGGACTAG
This region includes:
- the glyS gene encoding glycine--tRNA ligase yields the protein MDKYERVIELAKRRGFLWPSFEIYGSTAGFWDFGPLGATLKRRIKETWRDFYVIREGFYEIETPTMNIEEVFVASGHVDNFTDLMVECKKCGEAFKVDLALEKCPECGGSLGDAYAFNLMFKTSIGPGSKRIGYLRPETAQGMFVDFHRMLRFYRDRLPFGVAQIGKVYRNEISPRQGTLRLREFTIAEVEIFIDPEMNEHPRFDEVKDTMLRLHPAQAINSCNLDISVKDAVEKGIIKHQVMGYHIALIQQFLLKIGLSPEKIRFRQHKKEEMAHYASDCWDAEALTDRFGWTEIVGIANRGDYDLKAHAKHSQTEMTVFTPYEQPIMRERTIIKPNVSAIGRKFKDRAAKIIEALRALSPDQFKEGVIQVGDEIIPLTKDLVEYERVQEEICGEGIIPHVIEPSYGIDRIVYVLLEHSFEEETVESEKRVVLRLPPNIAPVQGAVLPLLSRDGLDKRAREIESSLRKSGFLIDYDESGTIGRRYRRHDEIGTPFAITIDHQTLEDDTVTIRERDSMKQIRVPIEDLSSVMKKLIAGEAIFENVGVLI
- a CDS encoding CBS domain-containing protein → MSIKVKDIMIKDVVCATVPGSRDDVLKILKSERVSGVPVIKNRKLVGIVTRTDLLKHPDEEQLALIMTRDLITISPECNISDAAKAILRGNIRRLPVVIDDALIGILTVADLVGAIANMDLKDSIEAYVQSELVAIWEGTPIPVVMDILRLSNQEASPVLNSKGELVGIITERDLLDVSEIEDSVEKSDMSAASDGDAWAWESMRDTMNLYYSVSRIKLPEVPVKDVMIKDVIKAFRRSEISDCAKKMRRNRVDQIPVVTAHNKLEGLLLDKNLIKILIK
- a CDS encoding amidohydrolase family protein; amino-acid sequence: MTHEHIILGSIIYGDDFDVIEGYLVIKDGIVSEVATGEVDSVLKGIIAPAFINAHTHIGDSVAKDVNFDSLEALVSPGGLKHKILSETPKDELVSSMRSSLLDMRCCGTAAFADFREGGVTGVLALKEACIRGVKPIVLGRPDGDVERILKITDGIGMSSINDHPWDYLEMLAELTRKEDKLFAIHAGEANSADIDDALKLDPDFLVHLTHADRKNLKMVADKNIPVVVCPRSNFVTGVGCSWTRPPIEMMIELGITVAIGTDNVMLNSVNMFSEIEFVAKAFLRDDRQVFTLCTLNGAKALGLEAGMGSIVEDKTAHIMIVNGESNNMRGVRNPISGIVRRARPDDIIAVIEGEKIYTQKDHNRQDVCG
- a CDS encoding preprotein translocase subunit Sec61beta, with the translated sequence MAKKKESKSGLMSSAGLMRYYDVEKTAIAISPKAVFIMGILVAAIVIMLSAYYGMWP
- the engB gene encoding GTP-binding protein EngB, which encodes MVCGLSNSSNRTGQEIIFLGRSNVGKSTLLRQLIGKKVRVGRKPGVTLKPNQFFLDDLLLTDMPGFGFMHGVQKQKNEQIKSSIIRYLEEHSDRILLAVQVIDAGSFVDLVDRWSMRNEMPIDVEFFHFLHDLDLDVVIAVNKIDKLGDVECGLDAIVQRLGMYPPWRQWRDQLALICAKKGQIDELRELIKSRLHAIKRDDLLKHFSSIVR